The segment GTCTCCATGGACTCCAAGAAGATGAACGGGGCGATGActtcgccggcggtggccgccgtcgATCTGATCAGCGGCCTCAGCGACGACGTGCTCCTGCACATCCACGGCTTCTTGCCGGCGGCGAGTGACGTGGCGCGGACATCCGTGCTGTCGACGCGGTGGCGCCACCTCTGGGCGCTCTCCCCGGCGCTCCggttcgccgtcgcgccgctgtctggcgccgacgtcgccgccgcacgccggctCGTCCCGGCCGTCGACTCCGTCCTCGCgcggcgcgacgccgccggcggcgccgacgccgacgtgaAGGACCTGGAGATCTCCTTCCCGcacgaccgcgccgccgcggacgacATCATCACGCCGGCGCGCGTCGCCGCGTGGCTCCGCTTCGCCGAGCGCCGCGTCACGGGGGCGTTCATGCTCGAGCTGCCATTCGAGCTGGACATGTTCGGGCGGAGCCGGAGGCTCCTCCCCCACGCCGAGCTCCCGCGCTCGGCGAGGTTCACGGCGATGCGCCTCGCGCTCGGCGGCGCGGACCTCGCGGTCCccccggccatcgccgccgcgttccCGGCTCTCACCGACGTCCACCTCAGCCACGCgcgcctcgacggcggcgcccgggGCGACGACCTCCGCCTCTGCAACCTCCTCTCGTCGTCGTGCTGCCCCCGGTTGCGGCGGCTTCGGCTCAGCCACATCGGCGGCCTGCCCACGCtgcgcctcgacgccgccgccacgctcgaggagctccacctccgccacctCACCGGCACGTGGTGCCTGCAGGTGGACGCGCCGGGCCTCCGGTCGCTCGCCGTCGAGGAGACGAGCCTCTACTTCGGCCCGGAGCcggaggcgacgacgaggatCGCCGCGCCGAGGCTGGACGCGCTGACGTACAGGTGCAGCGACCCCGGCGGCGAGACCAACCTGCGGTtcgacggcggccgcgtcgaggAGCTCCGCCTCGCGTCGCACGCCGTCCATGGCGGCACCAACAACGCGGTGGCCGCGTGGTTTCTGCGGCaatgcgccgccgtcgtcgatcgGCTCGACGTCGAACTGACAGTGCCAGTGGGCAAGGTAAGGTGCTCTACTGCTCTCACGgcatgtttggttggagggagttggtGATAGGGAATGGGAGTTTAGGATATTTGGGAGTTTAAGTCTGTAATATGGTTGGAAGACTTGGAATTCGAGAGGGTTTGGGATGGGGAATTAAGGAGTCCAACTCTCACCAATCTCTTATCTGGGGGAGGCCTATTAATTCGTGAGACTTGAAGGGAATTCAAAGTGAAACCAAACAAGAGATGGGGACTTAAAAATATAACTCCGATGACCAATTCCATCATCAACTCCCTTC is part of the Oryza glaberrima chromosome 12, OglaRS2, whole genome shotgun sequence genome and harbors:
- the LOC127756541 gene encoding uncharacterized protein LOC127756541; this encodes MDSKKMNGAMTSPAVAAVDLISGLSDDVLLHIHGFLPAASDVARTSVLSTRWRHLWALSPALRFAVAPLSGADVAAARRLVPAVDSVLARRDAAGGADADVKDLEISFPHDRAAADDIITPARVAAWLRFAERRVTGAFMLELPFELDMFTAMRLALGGADLAVPPAIAAAFPALTDVHLSHARLDGGARGDDLRLCNLLSSSCCPRLRRLRLSHIGGLPTLRLDAAATLEELHLRHLTGTWCLQVDAPGLRSLAVEETSLYFGPEPEATTRIAAPRLDALTYRCSDPGGETNLRFDGGRVEELRLASHAVHGGTNNAVAAWFLRQCAAVVDRLDVELTVPVGKLIIDHEDIMKDIPELLNVTDLRINVEASMSPHRAGASLAKLIAKCCKAECLFINISDQGRNQCVNSMCICDQPEGWEKETISLECLRIVEISSFLPCKDQIRLMHLLLSNAPVLERMTVTIYKQYEDAKDLDIGILGFRGEMVIFWPRISSLWF